Proteins from a single region of Thunnus albacares chromosome 14, fThuAlb1.1, whole genome shotgun sequence:
- the LOC122997142 gene encoding dual specificity tyrosine-phosphorylation-regulated kinase 1A-like isoform X1 — protein sequence MRKHRNRKRSSATSRREEKKRAPVNSELQPNDVLRSSWSEYLLQHFMFDGFFSRVARCQDKNTKDTVALKIFKKRSNDSQEPNRELAMLKMIRGLDPLNVVRFCESFEHMGKMCLAFEMLDKNLHELLRERRGNPLSLQQIRSITEQLVSALGALKTVGVIHTNITPQNIMLVNQKETPFRVKLIDFSSAIKAAEVKRGLIMQPVAYRSPEVILGLPISEAADMWSLGGVLATLYLGSVPFPQRCQYYLMKTMVQTLGQPEDQILDDGTYTLLYFSQNQDSTKPAWRLKTADEHKAVTGFPPQNHRGSSARFSSLDDLVMLYPEAEKIEERTEFVCLLKQMLCLNPHKRITPSQALGHPFITMSQRGDDDDAISHETASPALTSHQQSQDDGDSAAVDIVAILTTRDGDSAVTESRDEDSAESRSNGRDPDDEPSDGAADEAAVTSASTDEASTAPVLTDLYDAVSADKGPVTTSATPGVSTASPTDDSVAAAGAADEASVTSASIDEASTASLKTDLYDAVSADEGPVTSPAAEEVSASPLTADLNDADSSEEDSADSHSNGRDPDDEPSDGAAGAADEAAVTTASTDKVSIAPVPTDLYDAVSADEGPVTTSASDGALTAPPRNDSDAAAGAADEAAVTSASTDEVSIAPVPTDLYDAVSVDEGPVTTSASDGASTAPPRNDSDAAAGAADEAAVNSTSIDEASTASLKTDLYDAVSADEGPVTASSADEASATLPETDTDEAGPADKRTVMDSDGVSATSSRNTQRKPLKRIKRFFGRMFRALCCCCCSVHVEE from the exons ATGCGAAAGCATAGAAACAGAAAACGGTCGTCAGCGACCtcaagaagagaggaaaagaaaagag CACCTGTTAACTCAGAGCTACAACCCAATGACGTGCTGAGAAGCAGTTGGAGTGAATACCTGCTTCAGCACTTCATGTTTGACGGGTTCTTCAGCAGAGTCGCTCGGTGTCAAGACAAAAACACCAAAGACACTGTGGCCCTAAAGATCTTCAAGAAGAGGAGCAATGACTCCCAGGAGCCCAACAGAGAG CTGGCCATGCTGAAAATGATCCGTGGTCTTGATCCGCTCAACGTCGTTCGATTCTGTGAGAGTTTCGAACACATGGGGAAGATGTGTCTTGCATTTGAAATGCTGGACAAGAATCTCCACGAGCTGCTGAGGGAGAGACGTGGCAACCCGCTCTCTCTTCAGCAAATCAGATCTATCACAGAACAG CTGGTCTCTGCACTCGGAGCTCTGAAGACTGTTGGTGTGATTCATACAAATATCACACCACAAAACATCATGCTGGTTAACCAGAAAGAAACTCCCTTCAGAGTCAAACTCATTGACTTTAGTTCAGCCATCAAAGCTGCTGAAGTCAAGCGTGGCCTCATCATGCAGCCTGTCGCATACAG gTCTCCTGAGGTGATTCTGGGTCTTCCCatctcagaggctgcagatatGTGGTCTCTGGGTGGTGTTCTGGCAACCCTGTACCTTGGCAGTGTGCCGTTCCCTCAGCGGTGCCAGTATTACCTG ATGAAGACTATGGTGCAGACACTGGGTCAGCCAGAGGACCAGATCCTAGATGACGGCACCTACACACTGCTCTATTTCAGCCAGAACCAGGACTCCACAAAGCCAGCATGGAGGCTAAAG aCGGCTGATGAGCACAAGGCTGTGACTGGCTTCCCGCCCCAAAATCACAGAGGCAGCTCAGCAAGGTTCAGCAGCCTGGATGACCTTGTGATG CTGTACCCAGAGGCAGAAAAGATTGAGGAAAGGACAGAGTTTGTTTGCCTGCTGAAGCAGATGCTGTGTCTGAATCCTCACAAGAGAATAACCCCAAGTCAAGCTCTGGGTCACCCGTTTATAACCATGAGCCAACGGGGTGACGATGATGATGCCATCTCTCA TGAGACGGCCTCACCTGCTCTTACAAGTCATCAACAGTCACAAGATGATGGTGACTCAGCAGCAGTGGACATAGTTGCCATCCTGACTACAAGAGATGGAGACTCTGCTGTGACTGAATCAAGAGATGAAGATTCAGCTGAAAGTCGCTCAAATGGTAGAGATCCAGATGATGAGCCCTCAGATGGTGCAGCTGATGAAGCTGCAGTCACCTCTGCCTCCACAGATGAAGCATCTACTGCACCTGTACTGACTGACCTGTATGACGCTGTTTCAGCTGACAAAGGTCCAGTCACCACATCTGCAACTCCTGGAGTTTCAACTGCATCTCCAACAGATGactctgttgctgctgctggtgcagcTGATGAAGCCTCAGTCACATCTGCCTCTATTGATGAAGCGTCAACAGCATCTCTCAAGACTGACCTGTATGACGCTGTCTCAGCTGACGAAGGTCCAGTCACTTCACCTGCAGCTGAAGAGGTTTCAGCTTCACCTTTAACTGCTGACTTGAATGACGCTGATTCAAGTGAAGAGGATTCAGCTGACAGTCACTCAAATGGTAGAGATCCAGATGATGAGCCCTCAGATGGCGCCGCTGGTGCAGCTGATGAAGCTGCAGTCACCACTGCCTCCACAGACAAAGTATCTATTGCACCTGTACCGACTGACCTGTATGACGCTGTTTCAGCTGACGAAGGTCCAGTCACCACATCTGCAAGTGATGGAGCTTTAACTGCACCTCCAAGAAATgactctgatgctgctgctggtgcagcAGATGAAGCTGCAGTCACCTCTGCCTCCACAGATGAAGTATCTATTGCACCTGTACCGACTGACCTGTATGACGCTGTTTCAGTTGACGAAGGTCCAGTCACTACATCTGCAAGTGATGGAGCTTCAACTGCACCTCCAAGAAATgactctgatgctgctgctggtgcagcAGATGAAGCTGCAGTCAACTCTACCTCTATTGATGAAGCTTCAACAGCATCTCTCAAGACTGACCTGTATGACGCTGTCTCAGCTGACGAAGGTCCAGTCACTGCATCCTCAGCTGATGAAGCCTCAGCTACACTTCCAGAGACTGACACAGATGAAGCTGGTCCAGCTGATAAACGTACAGTCATGGACTCTGATGGAGTCTCAGCCACCAGCTCTAGAAACACTCAGAGGAAGCCACTGAAAAGGATCAAGAGATTCTTCGGCAGGATGTTTAGAGCcctgtgctgctgttgttgctctgTACATGTTGAGGAATAA
- the LOC122997142 gene encoding homeodomain-interacting protein kinase 4-like isoform X2, which yields MRKHRNRKRSSATSRREEKKRAPVNSELQPNDVLRSSWSEYLLQHFMFDGFFSRVARCQDKNTKDTVALKIFKKRSNDSQEPNRELAMLKMIRGLDPLNVVRFCESFEHMGKMCLAFEMLDKNLHELLRERRGNPLSLQQIRSITEQLVSALGALKTVGVIHTNITPQNIMLVNQKETPFRVKLIDFSSAIKAAEVKRGLIMQPVAYRSPEVILGLPISEAADMWSLGGVLATLYLGSVPFPQRCQYYLMKTMVQTLGQPEDQILDDGTYTLLYFSQNQDSTKPAWRLKTADEHKAVTGFPPQNHRGSSARFSSLDDLVMLYPEAEKIEERTEFVCLLKQMLCLNPHKRITPSQALGHPFITMSQRGDDDDAISHETASPALTSHQQSQDDGDSAAVDIVAILTTRDGDSAVTESRDEDSAESRSNADKGPVTTSATPGVSTASPTDDSVAAAGAADEASVTSASIDEASTASLKTDLYDAVSADEGPVTSPAAEEVSASPLTADLNDADSSEEDSADSHSNGRDPDDEPSDGAAGAADEAAVTTASTDKVSIAPVPTDLYDAVSADEGPVTTSASDGALTAPPRNDSDAAAGAADEAAVTSASTDEVSIAPVPTDLYDAVSVDEGPVTTSASDGASTAPPRNDSDAAAGAADEAAVNSTSIDEASTASLKTDLYDAVSADEGPVTASSADEASATLPETDTDEAGPADKRTVMDSDGVSATSSRNTQRKPLKRIKRFFGRMFRALCCCCCSVHVEE from the exons ATGCGAAAGCATAGAAACAGAAAACGGTCGTCAGCGACCtcaagaagagaggaaaagaaaagag CACCTGTTAACTCAGAGCTACAACCCAATGACGTGCTGAGAAGCAGTTGGAGTGAATACCTGCTTCAGCACTTCATGTTTGACGGGTTCTTCAGCAGAGTCGCTCGGTGTCAAGACAAAAACACCAAAGACACTGTGGCCCTAAAGATCTTCAAGAAGAGGAGCAATGACTCCCAGGAGCCCAACAGAGAG CTGGCCATGCTGAAAATGATCCGTGGTCTTGATCCGCTCAACGTCGTTCGATTCTGTGAGAGTTTCGAACACATGGGGAAGATGTGTCTTGCATTTGAAATGCTGGACAAGAATCTCCACGAGCTGCTGAGGGAGAGACGTGGCAACCCGCTCTCTCTTCAGCAAATCAGATCTATCACAGAACAG CTGGTCTCTGCACTCGGAGCTCTGAAGACTGTTGGTGTGATTCATACAAATATCACACCACAAAACATCATGCTGGTTAACCAGAAAGAAACTCCCTTCAGAGTCAAACTCATTGACTTTAGTTCAGCCATCAAAGCTGCTGAAGTCAAGCGTGGCCTCATCATGCAGCCTGTCGCATACAG gTCTCCTGAGGTGATTCTGGGTCTTCCCatctcagaggctgcagatatGTGGTCTCTGGGTGGTGTTCTGGCAACCCTGTACCTTGGCAGTGTGCCGTTCCCTCAGCGGTGCCAGTATTACCTG ATGAAGACTATGGTGCAGACACTGGGTCAGCCAGAGGACCAGATCCTAGATGACGGCACCTACACACTGCTCTATTTCAGCCAGAACCAGGACTCCACAAAGCCAGCATGGAGGCTAAAG aCGGCTGATGAGCACAAGGCTGTGACTGGCTTCCCGCCCCAAAATCACAGAGGCAGCTCAGCAAGGTTCAGCAGCCTGGATGACCTTGTGATG CTGTACCCAGAGGCAGAAAAGATTGAGGAAAGGACAGAGTTTGTTTGCCTGCTGAAGCAGATGCTGTGTCTGAATCCTCACAAGAGAATAACCCCAAGTCAAGCTCTGGGTCACCCGTTTATAACCATGAGCCAACGGGGTGACGATGATGATGCCATCTCTCA TGAGACGGCCTCACCTGCTCTTACAAGTCATCAACAGTCACAAGATGATGGTGACTCAGCAGCAGTGGACATAGTTGCCATCCTGACTACAAGAGATGGAGACTCTGCTGTGACTGAATCAAGAGATGAAGATTCAGCTGAAAGTCGCTCAAATG CTGACAAAGGTCCAGTCACCACATCTGCAACTCCTGGAGTTTCAACTGCATCTCCAACAGATGactctgttgctgctgctggtgcagcTGATGAAGCCTCAGTCACATCTGCCTCTATTGATGAAGCGTCAACAGCATCTCTCAAGACTGACCTGTATGACGCTGTCTCAGCTGACGAAGGTCCAGTCACTTCACCTGCAGCTGAAGAGGTTTCAGCTTCACCTTTAACTGCTGACTTGAATGACGCTGATTCAAGTGAAGAGGATTCAGCTGACAGTCACTCAAATGGTAGAGATCCAGATGATGAGCCCTCAGATGGCGCCGCTGGTGCAGCTGATGAAGCTGCAGTCACCACTGCCTCCACAGACAAAGTATCTATTGCACCTGTACCGACTGACCTGTATGACGCTGTTTCAGCTGACGAAGGTCCAGTCACCACATCTGCAAGTGATGGAGCTTTAACTGCACCTCCAAGAAATgactctgatgctgctgctggtgcagcAGATGAAGCTGCAGTCACCTCTGCCTCCACAGATGAAGTATCTATTGCACCTGTACCGACTGACCTGTATGACGCTGTTTCAGTTGACGAAGGTCCAGTCACTACATCTGCAAGTGATGGAGCTTCAACTGCACCTCCAAGAAATgactctgatgctgctgctggtgcagcAGATGAAGCTGCAGTCAACTCTACCTCTATTGATGAAGCTTCAACAGCATCTCTCAAGACTGACCTGTATGACGCTGTCTCAGCTGACGAAGGTCCAGTCACTGCATCCTCAGCTGATGAAGCCTCAGCTACACTTCCAGAGACTGACACAGATGAAGCTGGTCCAGCTGATAAACGTACAGTCATGGACTCTGATGGAGTCTCAGCCACCAGCTCTAGAAACACTCAGAGGAAGCCACTGAAAAGGATCAAGAGATTCTTCGGCAGGATGTTTAGAGCcctgtgctgctgttgttgctctgTACATGTTGAGGAATAA